Sequence from the Amaranthus tricolor cultivar Red isolate AtriRed21 chromosome 16, ASM2621246v1, whole genome shotgun sequence genome:
GAttgttatattttgtaaattttgctattttagtttttaatcaTGACGCAGTTTTTTTTATCCAACATCATTAATTATTCAAACTATTTTTGCAGGCTCGAAATTTCCGGTTTACTTGTGGTCTTGTTTACGTTGCAGAACCTGGGTAAGTCTTTCATTTGAAAACTATTAGAGAATAAAGGATTGACTTGTTTGATTTTGGCAGCATGTGCTTATAATGGCTTTTGGCTGTCAGTTCATTTTCTAGTCGTTCTTCTGATCTAATATCATGTTTATCGCATCATTGAGATAATTACTTGCCCGTTTTGCCTTCTTTGTTGTTGGCAGTTACATGCTGGTAAGAGCTGGAGTGCCTCGCCATgctatcataaaaaaatttgctGGACAGGAGATATCATGCCTTCAGGAGCTGATCTCTGTTCTCTCTAAGTTATCTAGAGGTACTCGTGTGCCGCTTGAATACATAACTTACATGGATAGGCACCGAAGGAAGGTAATTGATTTAACCTAGCTTATTTAGTCTAAGTCTCATATATTAGGCATGAAATTGAATACTTCTCATAGTTCGGATATAAAGTGTTTTGGCTTAATTTGTTTGATCCATAGTGAAGATTTGATGATTTCTGgagttttgtttttgaaaagatACTGTTTTTCTCTCTTACTCTCATTACATAGGGGcatattcaatatatacatgtataatgTAACTGACTCAAGATAACTGCCTAATAACTGACTAAGGATAACTGCCTATTGCATAAACTGCCTAATGTAACTGTAAAATGTATAAACTGCTGCTTTCcaatactccccctcaagttaggtcgtggggtcaccgatgcctaacttgcataGAGTGCTGTTGAAGACCTGTGATGAAACtgcttttgtgagaatgtcgGCTAGTTGGTCTTTAGATCTGATGAAGGGAAGACAGATGACCTTGCTTTCTAGTTTCTCCTTGATAAAGTGTCGATCgatctctacatgtttcgttcgatcatgttggactggattttcggagatgcttattgctgcttcgttatcacaatatagaaggCTGGCCTGTGTCTGATGAAAGCCTAGCTCTCATAGAAGTTTCCTAATCCATAGAATCTCTGTAACTCCTTTTGCTATCCCTCTaaattctgcttcagcactggacAGGGCAACcaccttctgtttcttactcttccaggtgactagattacccccctacaagagtgaagtatcctgaagtagacttcctgtcgtcccgatcaccagcccaatctgcatctgtgtaaccaataagatcaagattatcaTTCTTTAAGTAGAGGACTCCTTTATTACtggttccctttaagtatctcaggATCCTCAGGACCGTTGCCATGTGCTCCACTTGAGGTTGATGCATGAACTTGCTTACAATGCCTACTGCGTAGGCAATATCTGGTCTCGTGTGGGATAAGTAAATCAACTTTCCCACTATCCGTCTATAGCGATCTTGGTCTGCCGCTTCTGCCCCTTCAACAATTTGTAGACCATGATTAGCTACCATAGGTGTATCCGCTGGCTTGCAGTCTAACATGCCTGTTTCTGCTAAGAGGTCTAAGATGTACTTTCTCTGATTGATGAATATCCCCTTCCTTGACCTTAGAACTTCTATTCCTAGGAAGTATTTCAGTtgtcccaaatccttcatctcaaactctTGGAATAATTTGCTCCTGAGACGGTCAATTTCCTTGGGGTTGTTTCCGGTaatcaccatatcatctacataaatcaCGAGGCATGTAATTTGTTTTCCACTTCTCCTGAGAAATAGGGTATGATCTGAGTTGCTCTGTTTGTAGCCAAATCTCTTCATTGCTGTAGTGAATCTACCGAACCACGCTCTAGGggattgtttcaagccatatagtgcTCTTTTAAGTCGACACCCCTCTCCTTGGCTATACTCATCTGAATACCCGGGTGGTGGCTTCATGtatacctcttcttcaatctctccaTGTAGGAaggcatttttcacatcaaattgaaacagaggccactctttatttgctgctacGGAGAACAGGACTCGAATGGTGTCGATTTTAGCCACAGGTGAGAAGGTTTCCGAGTAGTCTACCCCGTAAGTCTGTGTGTACCCTTTAGCAACAAGTCTTGCTTTATACCTCTCAATGGTTCCATCAGCGTGATATTTGACTGAGAAAACCCATTTACATCCAACCGTCTTCTTATCACCTGGTAATCTGCACTTCTCCCACGTTCCGTTTTTCTGGAGAGCCATGATCTCTTCGTCCATAGCTTGCTTCCACTTTGGTTATTGAAGGGCTTCTTCAATGGTGTTCGGAATGGTACTGGAATAAAGGGATGCATTAAAGGCAACAGCTGTCTGTGAAAGTTGTTCATCATCCGGTCTACCAACAGGATATCGGGATCTCTGGGATTCATACTCGGGATCATACCTCTTCGGGGGCATTCCTCTTGTACTTCGAGGGGGCAAATTGTATTTCCTGGGGACAACACCACTTCTTGGCACAATATAGTCAGTGGATATATCAATGAGAGGAGCAGTAGGACTCGGTGTTACCTGACTCGGGCTCGGTGTTACCTCTCTGTCGGTCGGATGCTCAGGGATTGGATGCTCAGGGACTGGAGTAGTAAACTGAGGAGATGAATCAGTGACAATGTCTGTGGCAATATCGGTGGTagtacctacttgctctttgggaGCTCGACTGTCAGCCAAAGGATGAGTCAACCAGCTGAGGTCCTCACTCATACTCTCCCCCTGAGACCGAGGGTGGGTGTAGTAGGAAGAATGTTCAAGGAAGTCACAGTCCATGGTGGTGTAAAGTTTGTGATGGACAGGGTCATAACATCGATAGCCCTTTTGCGTAGTTCCGTACCCAAGAAACACACATTTGACTGCCCGTGGTTCAAATTTAGTGCGGGCTCGTGATGGAAGatggacatacacaacacacccaaagatGCGAGGACGAAGGGAGTGAGATGAGGGAACATGAGTAAACTTATTTAGTACGGCGAGAGGGGTCTGGAATTGGAGGATTTTGTGGGAAGTCGGTTTGTGAGATAGGTGGCAGTAGCAATGGCCTCAGGCCAAAAGTGTACAGGTACATGAGTGTCAAACATGAGAGCCCGTGCGACCTCAAGAAGAGTACGATTTTTTCGTTCagcaaccccattttgttgaggagtgTCGGGGCAGGAAGTCTGATGAATTAGGCCATGCTCAAGGAAAAACTGTTTCATTGCAATAGAGAtatattcaccaccattatctgAGCGAAGTATTTTAGGTTGTGCATGGAACTGGGTGAGAATCATGTTATAGAATTttacaaaaacatcaaaaacctcagatttgtgtttcaaaaaataaacccagCACATTCGagaacaatcatcaataaataacacaaaatatgaaaaaccatgAGAGTCAGTATGTGGGGCTGAgccccatacatcagaatgcaAAATATCAAAGGGTTTTAGAGCACGGGTATTACTAGGAACATAGGACTGTTTGTGACTCTTAGCTAAGATacaagtttcacaatctagAGATGCATTACAACTATTAAGTGAAGGAAAAAGtcgttttagataacctaaggaTGGATGACCTAAACGGCGATGCCAAGTCCTCAATTGGTGAACAGGAGATCCATGAGCAAGCATTGCACCACTATTTTGAATCACCTCATCAACATAGTATAGTCCACCTCtttcagtaccacgcccaattATCGTTcccgtctgagcatcctgcacaatacaattaGCAGAGGTTAACAACACAGTACAGTTTAAGTCCTTTGTTAACTGACTAACcgataataatttatgagacaaactgggaattaacaaacaatttttaaggTGAAGAGAAGGGGAAATATTGACTGCCCCAGCTTGGGCAACTGGTATATACTCCCCATTAGTCGTCTGGATATGGGTTCGATTAGTCGGATGGGTGGATAAAAGATCACTGGGGTCAAAGGTCATCGTATCGGTCGCCCCACAGTCAAAAATCCATTCAGAGCTTGCATTATGGCTAAGAAGGCCTTTGGGAGTAATATTTTGTGGGCCAGGAGAGATATTGGGCCGAGGAAGGGTAAGTGGGCTGGAATGTGAGGGTGGACGGGAGTGCGAGGTaagttttagggttttttcattataaaaaggATGGTGGGGGTAAGTAGGGTTGGCCTGCCCTTCCCTTTGCCCTTGTCTGACGGCTATTATCGCTTTCTCTTCCCATTTCTGTTCCTCACCATTGACGGCTCCCTGTTCTGGGGTTACTGTCGCCTCTCCTTCCCCTTTGCTCCATCCTCCCAGTTCACCTGACTTGAGACATGATGTCGGAGTACTGAGgttagccttgccgccggttcggtttgccggtgccttggtggcggctctCCTTTTCTGTAGATCATCCCACCACTCGAGGTACCCCACAAGTTTGAAGCATCCCTCCTTTGTATGCCTTGAACCACCACAGTGAGTGCAACGGAGTTTCCTCCGGTCATCCTCTTCTCGGCTTCTTTGGAAGGGTTTGTTTCTCGTGGCTAAACCCGATCCAATCTCTGAGGACGAGTTCCCGGTGATGAGACGCCGTTCATAATGTTCCGGCGTGTGATCTCCCTTCTGATTGATGCGTAGGCTGTCTCCACCATCGGTAAAGGTTCACTGTTGAGAATatctcttctttctttgtctAAATTGTCGTTAATCCCGGTGAGAAACTGATAAAATCTTTGTCTTTGAATAtatttgttgaattttgttATATCCCGTGGGCATGTCATGGGATTTGGCATCCTCCGATCGATTTCTTTCCATATTGTGTTGAGTTTACCGTAGTAAACTTCGATATTGTCGTTGTCTTGCCTTAATGTTGCTGCTCTTGAACTTAAGTCGAAAATTTGTAGTTCGTCCCTACCACATCCTAAGAGACTTTCGATCCCTTGCTATAGACTGTGTGCTGTTGTGTAGTCTAGGAATTGGTTTACAATATCTCCGTCTATGTTCTCAATTATCCATGCTATAACCATGGCATCTCGTTGTTCCCATTGGGTGTAATTTGGGTCTGATGGTGGTGGGGGTCCGGCAGTGATGTGATTGAGCCTCCCCCGACCACCAATTGCTACGTTCATTAGCTTGCACCATTTCGTATAATTGTGGTATGTgagtttttctgaaattttaagTGATGTTGGGTTTTCAGTTTGGTTGGTTATTTTGTGGAGTTTCTGGAACATTTGGAACATCTGTTCCATCTGTTCCAATGACATTAGGGTTTGCTGTGTTTGCTCTTCTGATACATCGGCCATTTGCAAGGTAAGAAACGGTAGATGATGAGCCCTTCCCGAATCTAAACCCTATGGCTTTGATACCATGAAGATTTGATGATTTCTGgagttttgtttttgaaaagatACTGTTTTTCTCTCTTACTCTCATTACATAGGGGcatattcaatatatacatgtataatgTAACTGACTCAAGATAACTGCCTAATAACTGCCTAATAACTGACTAAGGATAACTGCCTATTGCATAAACTGCCTAATGTAACTGTAAAATGTATAAACTGTTGCTTTCCAATACATAGAAAGCATTTTAAGTTTCTACGCAATGTTAACTGTCACTTTACGTCATGAGCTCAATGCTGTAGTCAGTAGGTCatatttcaatttcaatactaTATTCAATGCTATAATAATGCgtttgaaaatatttgacgAACTTAATATTATGTAGAACcttcaaaataatttcaatatGGAAATTGTTTATGATTAGAACTAAGAATTAGAACTTTTTGCAGaagaattttcataatttgATAAGAATTATAACTAATGATAGTGTTTCATTTATAGGATTATGGGAGATAATAATTGTCCCAGTTGGTTTGATCCATAAACTTACCTCAATGTTTCGAATTGCCTTTTCTGCACATTTTTTTAAAGTGCTGTTCTTTCCTTCCCCtttctttttttccattttagaTAGTTGTTTACATCCATGAGATTGGGTTTTCGTCCACCCGTTTTAATTCTTTTCTTGAGACTATCTCTAATATTTGGTTTCTATTTGGTGCAGTCCGTCTTGGTAACTGTTGATCGACATGAATGGTACGCCCCTCCTCGAATATATACACGTGATGACAGTACTGGTTTATGGATAGTGAAGCCTGCGATACCGTCAGAGTCCCCACTTTGGTCATGTGGTATCAATCACGTCAACGGCAGCACTAAAAGTGATGCAGTGTCATCAGATATTAGAGGGGTGTGTTTAATGGACTATACACTAGACGATAATCACCCAAAGCCGATTGACGGTGCTGCAGTCATGGAGACAAAAAATGATCTTACATCTGAAGATGCGAACACTGGAGATGAATCTGATATTGGGAAAAAGAAGCGAAAGGTAGAGGAGTGTTCATTTGCTGATGGCATTGCTAATGCTGATGGTGCATTGTTTGAACCTAGAGAAGAGACATTGGTGGACTCAGGAATTTCCGAGAATAGTATCCCAAGCGATCATCAAGGTGTGACGGCTGCAGTGTCCAATGCATCAGTTGCTGAACGTGTTATTGAACCAACTCTTGTTATGTTTGAGGTAACGTTCTGAGATAAATTGTCTTATTTTGAAGTTTTGGTGGAGGATATTTATGTTGTCACATTGTTCTTGTGTTCGGAAATGTTAGTGTCTTGTAATTGCTCTCGAATTGTTTTGTTTAGTCAGATGATGGCTGTGGGGTTTGGCTTTCATGTTGATGTTCACCTGATTTGGGTTAAATTTTGCTTTAGTTTGTATGTACTGTTAAGTATCTGTTGATGATTTGAAATACTGTCATGcccttttattttcaattagatTTAGcatgttaaaatttaattctctTTCTTTTAACCTGATTTGTTCATTTTTACTTGTTTTCCAGTCTTTGTGATGTGTAAAGATACTgcctaaaataatatttttatcacTGTTTGGTATACATGTTATTCATGACACATGCATTGTTCTCATCCATCTTATCATTTTCAGGTTCATGTGCCACCATCATGTATGCTTGATGGTGTTCACTCCCAACATTTCTTTGGAACAGGcgtcattattcatcattctcaAAATATGGGATTGGTTGTGGTTGACAAGAACACAGTTGCAATATCTGCATCTGATATCATGCTATCTTTTGCTGCATTTCCTATTGAAATTCCAGGGGAGGTAACTGCATTAGTTGTTGCCATTTTTTTTAGGCTCAGCAACTTATCTCATTGAAATTTCACTTATATTGTAGGTGGTTTTTCTACATCCAATACACAATTTTGCTCTCATTGCTTACAACCCTTCTGCTCTTGGTGCTGGTGCAGCTTTAGTGCATGCTGCTGAGCTGCTtccaggtttttttttttttttttttttttttttttgtgcatAATGCTATTTGAGTTTGCTCTCCTTTAGTATGTGTATCATATTTTCTTTCAAACATCTATTATATTTAGTTATACTGTTGTGGAAGAATAGCATTGTGATTTTTAGATCTAGCCATTTCCTCGAGAAATGTTTGCCCTAGCTCCAATCTTTTCATCTTGATAGTTCTCATAAGCCATGAATCACCATGACTTTAGAAGTTCGATTACGCATGCCAGCCTATGATGTCTAATTGTATTATGGGATgatatttatgatataaattggTGGTGCAGTACAGTATGTAAATGCATGTTTGCTAAACTCTCTTTATATGGCAGAACCTGCACTACGTCGAGGTGATGCTGTATGTCTCGTTGGGTTGAGCAGAAGTCTCCAGGCTACTTCCAGGAAATCAATTGTCACCAATCCATGTGCTGCTTTAAACATTGGATCTGCTGATTGTCCACGATATAGAGCCATTAATATGGAAGTTATTGAGCTTGACACAGGTAATTTGTTTCTAGTAATTAGCGTTCATTTAATCTTGCACTAAATACTCTTTAATGCCACATGCTGTCCCTTCTCGCTTCCTTTGCTTCCTAGAAAGAACTATTATATgtaaaaacagaaaaagaagaaaactgAAGGAAAGATGAAATGTTCAATTTTCTTTTGCCATGTTTTACTTTCTGAAAGTTTGCAATGGAGTTTCTCCCCAGATTTTGGCAGTACATTTTCTGGCGTATTGACCGATGAACGCGGTAGGGTTCAAGCAATATGGGGGAGCTTTTCAACTCAGGTTTTCATCTCTCTTTGGCTACTTGAATCTTCTAAATGCTAATGCTAACAGTTCGTATTTCCTCTTGCAGCTGAAATATGGCTCCAGTACGTCAGAAGATCATCAATTCGTGAGAGGTATACCAGTTTATACTATCAGTCAAGTCCTTGACAAAATTTTGTCTGGTGCCAATGGTCCACCTCTTCTTATAAATGGCATTAGTAGGCCCATGCCACTTGTCAGAATACTGGAAGTGGAGCTTTATCCTACCTTGCTGTCAAAAGCAAGGAGCTTTGGCCTGAGTGATGATTGGATTCAAGTATGCCTCGCTTTCATGTTATATTCTATTTCAAATTACTTCTGATACTTAGTAATTCGTTCCATATGTCCAATACATGATATAAATGGCTTTGGGGATTCCTTCTTTGTCCATGGTTGATATTTTGCCGGATAATGCCTATGCTATAGAATGCTGATTTTGCGAGAACTCTTGTTGACAATCTTGGACAGAGTTTTTGGGAGGACTTGCTCATTTGGACCTCTGTATTTTTCCTTATTTAGTATGGACAAATAGACTTTGATGAACTTGCTCATTTGGACCTCTGTATTTTTCCTTATTTAGAATGGACAAAGACTTTGATGTGGACATGTTTTTGCATTATCTGCTGTGTAGTGCTGCGGTAGTGAGGATCAACTTTTCTGAACTTTGGGATCAGTATACATTCTGTAGTCTAAGTTCCTCCAACTGTAATCCAATTGGGTTTGGGATGCATCTTTTTGCAATTGCTGTTTTTATGTTGATGAAAAACTGACAGAAGCCTGAACTGTGCGAGTTTTTTTATGTAAGAATGAAAGATGTGTAGTGACTATTAGTGGACTGTTCTGGTGTGATCCAATGTCCTTGAATTTTCTGATATCCTCTTCCTTTCTCTCCCCTTTTTGTATACTACTTTCTACCAACTTATTTCCCAAGCTACCTACTTGGCCAGATAATTCTTATAACATTCCTTTAATTGCCAAGAATTACAGTTAACCTTCTTATTCTAGATTATGTACATTTTTGacctttttttgtttaaaagtgTATTATTATCAAATGCCTTGAGTTTCTTGGAATTGTCTTTTTTGTTTAATTGGGATTTTTTTTCTACTTCCTTCAGGCTCTTGTTAAGAAAGACCCTTTGCGTCGTCAAGTATTGCGTGTCAAAGGTTGTTTGGCTGGATCAAGGGCTGAGAGCATTTTGGAACAAGGTGATATGGTTTTGGCAGTTAATAAAAAGCCTGTGACATGCTTTCGTGATATTGAAATTGCATGTCAAGATTTAGACAAGTATGATGAAAGTGATGGGATGCTTAAGATGACCATCTTTCGCCAGGTAGTGACTGAAATTAACCTtatctaattaatttttactcaaaGGTTCAACAGGAATGTATGTTGCCTTGGTTAGTTGGTTGTCTGTCTTATGACGGCAATACAGATTACTCAacttatttgattttgaatggtCATGCAGGGATGTGAATTGGAAATAGAAGTAGGTACTGATGTTAGAGATGGCATTGGTACAGTTCGTGCTGTTAATTGGTGTGGGTGCATAGTTCAGGATCCTCATTCTGCTGTACGAGCTCTGGGGTTTCTTCCCGAAGAAGGCCATGGAGTATATGTTGCAAGGTGATTGACTAATCCCTCTTATTGTGTTGGTTGTCCCAAAGTTTCTTCGTCGTAGTATTAGCTTTTTCAATAAACTGATTTGAACTGATCTGCCAGAAGAGGTACAATTATGAATAAGATAAAATCAGTTGACAGAAAGCTTGCTTTAGAAGCCTGGTAGTGGTGGTAGAAACAAAAAAGGAACAGGAAGCTTTGttataattaaaagagagttgGAGATGTAggatatatgttaatatttgaGAAGTAAATTTGTTAAGTGCTACATTTCCTTGTTTTTCTCTGTTTATCTGTTTTGGCCGACTTTTAGTATTATTTCAGTACGTCATACCATTAGATGCCATTGAATGGATATTCATAATTTTTGTCTATACGCTTTTAGTCTCTGTAGTCTATCCTTATGATATCAGATTGATAGCATAAACTAACACCCCTTTAGTTGGTGGTATTAATTTGTGGTAATAGGAATGAGTTTGAGTTTTAATTTTGATGAGATGTGCCATATTATTCACAAGGTAATGGAAGTCTCATCCACAAACAtgttttttcttcacaaatttcCATCACCATCTAATGACACTTTCTATGCGATAATGATGAGAAATTgagaataaattttgtgaagaaaggATAATTTTGAATAGCACGACCATGAACTTTCTCAAATAAATTTTCTACCAAATTTACGATATATTTTCACCGTTTTTACCATTTAATACCCACAAAGTAACAGGACGTAAGCGTTTTCGAAACAGAAAGCTTATGCTATGCTTAGTTTGTGAGCCCCCCTCACTTTATGACTTAGTTTCTCTTTTTTTTGTCTAATCGTTTTTTTCAGGTGGTGTCATGGAAGTCCAGCGCATAGATAtggtttgtatgctcttcaatGGATAGTAGAAGTGAACGGAAAACCTACGCCAGATCTAGATGCTTTTGTTAGTGCTGCCAAGGTATAATAACTTTATAGTTCATTGCTTGTATCTGTCTAAACAGTTGACTCTAAATGCTTTAGAGTTCGGTAGTTCCTGAACTCTGCCTTCCCCCTCCGCTCCTCCCCCTCTTCCCTTCTTATTGGATGTGCATAGCAGTACGCTAAAAATCTGCATTGTTTGATGAGCAGGAACTAAATCACGGAGATTATGCACGCGTGAGGACAGTCCACTTAAATGGGAAACCTCGAGTGTTGACATTGAAGCAAGATTTGCATTACTGGCCTACTTGGGAGTTAAGATTTGATGCAAACACCTCATTGTGGCGTCGGAACACAATCAAGGCCTTGGATACCATTATTCCATGAACAGTTTTACTGACCAGCAAGATCACTCCGTAAGTGCACTCTACAAACATGTGAAATATACCCTCGCACTGATGGTACATAATTCATCGAGCATTCTTTTGGAGTCGACTTGAGATGATTATGAGAAGAGTTCTGAGATTAATCATATGGTTCGATTATTTTTCATGGCGAAGGAAACATTTAAAATTGGGAGGGCCGGGACAGTTGGTTTTCTTTAGTCATGTTCTTGACTGCTTCCAAAAATGCATAAGCTATTCATGTAGAAGAGAGGGAAGGGAATTATCCGTTGATGTTgcattttaaattgtatttgaggtactttattattgtgatttattATATCATAAGGAGGTACACTTCTAGGTTATTTTAGAAATAACAAATATACTGTACTATTGAATAATTCTCCTTTATTGTAACTCATATatacttttttcattttcatagaAGTACAACATTTTATTGTCATCTTGGATTATCATCTATGCTTTTTCCTaagtcattatttttttttaatctgaaATGGTATCATTTGTAGTAAATTTCGTAATAGATCTTTGCAATACTATGCAAAACTTTAATATCAACAAATTGTATCTTGGTGAATTTTTTTAACACACTTTGAGACACATTAGATATATAGGCTAAAtaacctaatttttttaatagaaaagTAGGTAAGTATTTCCTCTGTTCATTTGAGTTTACATTTTATGACTCAAAAAAGTTTTTAGATATTTAAGTTTTTTAGATAAAATAGAAGGGACTGAAGTATGagaaccttataattttgatgaCATTGTAAGCCTTATATTTTGAAATCCttgattgatttaattttcATTGACCCAAAAAAACACGAGCTAGGATTTTTCTCTATATTCAAGTACTTGTGCTGAATTTTATACTCAAAATATGGGTAGGGTGCTTAAACACTTTAAATAgtatgaaatttaaaattttgagtttttttttttttttttttataaaaaaaaaatgaagtcaAACACAAATCAGATGTAGCTATACAAGTTTGAGAGCTAAATTTGGCTTGTAGTGGGTTGTacgttttttttaagtttttttttttgtatttgag
This genomic interval carries:
- the LOC130803280 gene encoding protease Do-like 7 isoform X2, whose protein sequence is MKRSLLLPKLLVLGLKSGLLAMIVGRRDGYNDFNTFYMQAASGTKGGSSGSPVIDWQGRAVALNAGSKSSSASAFFLPLERVVRALEFLQKGRDLSTNKWPAVTIPRGTLQMTFVHKGFDETFRLGIRRDTELMVRQASPPGETGMLVVDSVVPGGPAHKHLETGDVLVRVNGEVMTQFLKLETLLDDSVNKKVEMEIERGGTPMTVNLTIQDLHSITPDHFLEVSGAVIHALSYQQARNFRFTCGLVYVAEPGYMLVRAGVPRHAIIKKFAGQEISCLQELISVLSKLSRGTRVPLEYITYMDRHRRKSVLVTVDRHEWYAPPRIYTRDDSTGLWIVKPAIPSESPLWSCGINHVNGSTKSDAVSSDIRGVCLMDYTLDDNHPKPIDGAAVMETKNDLTSEDANTGDESDIGKKKRKVEECSFADGIANADGALFEPREETLVDSGISENSIPSDHQGVTAAVSNASVAERVIEPTLVMFEVHVPPSCMLDGVHSQHFFGTGVIIHHSQNMGLVVVDKNTVAISASDIMLSFAAFPIEIPGEVVFLHPIHNFALIAYNPSALGAGAALVHAAELLPEPALRRGDAVCLVGLSRSLQATSRKSIVTNPCAALNIGSADCPRYRAINMEVIELDTDFGSTFSGVLTDERGRVQAIWGSFSTQLKYGSSTSEDHQFVRGIPVYTISQVLDKILSGANGPPLLINGISRPMPLVRILEVELYPTLLSKARSFGLSDDWIQALVKKDPLRRQVLRVKGCLAGSRAESILEQGDMVLAVNKKPVTCFRDIEIACQDLDKYDESDGMLKMTIFRQGCELEIEVGTDVRDGIGTVRAVNWCGCIVQDPHSAVRALGFLPEEGHGVYVARWCHGSPAHRYGLYALQWIVEVNGKPTPDLDAFVSAAKELNHGDYARVRTVHLNGKPRVLTLKQDLHYWPTWELRFDANTSLWRRNTIKALDTIIP
- the LOC130803280 gene encoding protease Do-like 7 isoform X1; translated protein: MGDQLERLGSEAISAEDASLKNDLCMEIDPPLIENAATAEDWRKALNKVVPAVVVLRTTACRAFDTESAGASYATGFVVDKRRGIILTNRHVVKPGPVVAEAMFLNREEIPVFPAYRDPVHDFGFFRYDPQQVRFLEYEEIPLAPEAACVGLEIRVVGNDSGEKVSILAGTLARLDRDAPHYKKDGYNDFNTFYMQAASGTKGGSSGSPVIDWQGRAVALNAGSKSSSASAFFLPLERVVRALEFLQKGRDLSTNKWPAVTIPRGTLQMTFVHKGFDETFRLGIRRDTELMVRQASPPGETGMLVVDSVVPGGPAHKHLETGDVLVRVNGEVMTQFLKLETLLDDSVNKKVEMEIERGGTPMTVNLTIQDLHSITPDHFLEVSGAVIHALSYQQARNFRFTCGLVYVAEPGYMLVRAGVPRHAIIKKFAGQEISCLQELISVLSKLSRGTRVPLEYITYMDRHRRKSVLVTVDRHEWYAPPRIYTRDDSTGLWIVKPAIPSESPLWSCGINHVNGSTKSDAVSSDIRGVCLMDYTLDDNHPKPIDGAAVMETKNDLTSEDANTGDESDIGKKKRKVEECSFADGIANADGALFEPREETLVDSGISENSIPSDHQGVTAAVSNASVAERVIEPTLVMFEVHVPPSCMLDGVHSQHFFGTGVIIHHSQNMGLVVVDKNTVAISASDIMLSFAAFPIEIPGEVVFLHPIHNFALIAYNPSALGAGAALVHAAELLPEPALRRGDAVCLVGLSRSLQATSRKSIVTNPCAALNIGSADCPRYRAINMEVIELDTDFGSTFSGVLTDERGRVQAIWGSFSTQLKYGSSTSEDHQFVRGIPVYTISQVLDKILSGANGPPLLINGISRPMPLVRILEVELYPTLLSKARSFGLSDDWIQALVKKDPLRRQVLRVKGCLAGSRAESILEQGDMVLAVNKKPVTCFRDIEIACQDLDKYDESDGMLKMTIFRQGCELEIEVGTDVRDGIGTVRAVNWCGCIVQDPHSAVRALGFLPEEGHGVYVARWCHGSPAHRYGLYALQWIVEVNGKPTPDLDAFVSAAKELNHGDYARVRTVHLNGKPRVLTLKQDLHYWPTWELRFDANTSLWRRNTIKALDTIIP